In Numenius arquata chromosome 20, bNumArq3.hap1.1, whole genome shotgun sequence, the following proteins share a genomic window:
- the SVBP gene encoding small vasohibin-binding protein: MEPSGGGRKERPKPREPAARLEKAKQKSAQQELKQRQRAEIYALNRVMTELEQQQFDSFCKQMQASGE; encoded by the exons ATGGAGCCGAGTGGGGGGGGGCGGAAGGAGCGGCCGAAGCCCCGGGAGCCGGCGGCCCGCCTGGAGAAGGCCAAGCAGAAATCAGCTCAGCAGGAACTGAAGCAGAGGCAGAGGGCAGAG ATCTACGCCCTCAACCGAGTGATGacggagctggagcagcagcagtttgaCTCCTTCTGCAAACAGATGCAGGCCTCCGGCGAGTGA
- the TMEM269 gene encoding transmembrane protein 269, whose product MWMVSPPADEGSPQLAWLWDHGKGIFQCTKKLFLSERTGRGRTLEFIRKNAANGLSVANLVAGLSSVLCSLNRQYHHSCWLLLVGFLLDLADGAVARRLDACSALGAKLDDFADFTTFGLATALLLQPQGVLDGLLAIAYVMAVFARLCFFSSGIPFTYRGLPCPYASSLLVSIFLLTAGNITLLRIVAIIMVLFMVDRGLYPHDKVLESQLWKKLVYAGGVVAVLFLPATVASVYCLAWSTSYIIFPFAVWSCAA is encoded by the exons ATGTGGATGGTGTCACCGCCCGCCG atgaagGATCTCCCCAGCTTGCCTGGCTTTGGGACCACGGCAAAG GTATTTTCCAGTGCACCAAGAAGCTGTTCCTGAGCGAGAGAACGGGCCGGGGCCGGACGCTGGAGTTCATCCGGAAAAACGCCGCCAACGGGCTCTCGGTGGCCAACCTGGTGGCCGGGCTCTCCTCCGTCCTCTGCAGCCTCAacag gcaaTACCACCActcctgctggctgctgctggtgggcttTCTGCTCGATTTGGCCGACGGAGCGGTGGCCCGACGGCTCGACGCCTGCTCGGCGCTGG GTGCCAAACTGGATGATTTCGCCGACTTCACCACCTTTGGGCtggccacggcgctgctgctgcagccacagggTGTGCTGGATGGGCTACTGGCCATCGCCTACGTGATGGCCGTGTTTGCTCGCCTCTGCTTCTTTTCCAGTG GGATCCCCTTCACCTACCGGGGGCTGCCCTGTCCCTACGCCTCCTCGCTGCTGGTGAGCATCTTCCTGCTGACGGCGGGGAACATCACCCTGCTGCGCATCGTCGCCATCATCATGGTCCTCTTCATGGTCGATCGGGGTCTCTACCCTCACGACAAGGTGCTGGAGTCTCAGCTCTGGAAGAAACTGGTTTACGCCGGAG GGGTGGTGGCCGTCCTCTTCTTGCCGGCGACAGTGGCTTCCGTCTATTGCCTCGCCTGGTCGACGTCCTACATCATCTTCCCCTTCGCTGTCTGGAGCTGTGCAGCCTAA
- the CELA3B gene encoding chymotrypsin-like elastase family member 3B → MLTLLLLLVAGGSQAAVLPGSRVVNGEDAVPYSWPWQISLQYERDGTYRHTCGGTLIAPNWVMTAAHCISSTRTYQVVLGEFDMSAEEGPEQRIPVASSDIFVHPKWRSSCVACGNDIALMKLQHPAVLNSQVQEGQLPPPDTILPDGYPCYLSGWGRLSTGGPLPDRLQQALMPVVSFERCTQPDWWGSLSIRRTMICAGGAEKAGCNGDSGGPLNCQAEDGSWEVHGIASFVSGLGCDTPQKPTVFTRVSAFEDWIAEIMSQN, encoded by the exons ATGCTgacccttctcctgctgctggtggctggtg GCAGCCAGGCCGCGGTGCTGCCGGGCTCCCGGGTGGTCAACGGGGAGGATGCTGTGCCCTACAGCTGGCCCTGGCAG ATCTCGCTGCAGTACGAGCGGGACGGCACCTACCGCCACACCTGCGGGGGGACCCTCATCGCGCCCAACTGGGTGATGACGGCCGCCCACTGCATCTC CTCCACGCGGACCTACCAGGTGGTGCTGGGCGAGTTCGACATGAGCGCTGAGGAGGGCCCCGAGCAGCGCATCCCCGTGGCCTCCAGCGACATCTTCGTCCACCCCAAATGGCGAAGCTCCTGCGTGGCCTGTGG CAATGACATCGCCCTGATGAAGCTGCAGCACCCGGCGGTGCTCAACAGCCAGGTGCAGGAGGGGCAGCTGCCACCCCCGGACACCATCCTGCCCGATGGGTACCCCTGCTACCTGAGCGGCTGGGGGCGGCTCTCCA CTGGGGGGCCACTGCCAGACCGTCTGCAGCAGGCACTGATGCCCGTGGTGTCCTTTGAGCGCTGCACCCAGCCCGACTGGTGGGGCAGCCTCTCCATCCGCCGCACCATGATCTGCGCTGGCGGCGCCGAGAAGGCCGGCTGCAAC GGCGACTCGGGCGGTCCCCTGAACTGCCAGGCGGAGGACGGGAGCTGGGAGGTGCACGGCATCGCCAGCTTCGTCTCGGGGCTGGGCTGCGacacaccccaaaaacccacggtCTTCACCCGCGTCTCCGCCTTCGAGGACTGGATTGCagag ATCATGAGCCAGAACTGA